A portion of the Candidatus Marinimicrobia bacterium CG08_land_8_20_14_0_20_45_22 genome contains these proteins:
- a CDS encoding HAD family hydrolase produces the protein MNYEDAWKLLTEYTKTDSLIKHALAVSAAMREYAKWFHQDENYWAIVGLLHDFDYEKYPDAENHPYRGNEILEKLGYPAEMRTAIMGHAAYTGVKRESLLAKTLFAVDELAGFIIAVALVRPSKSIFEVEPRSVQKKFKDKTFAAKVNREEIRQGITELGVDETEHIQRVIDALKTIAPELGLAGQ, from the coding sequence ATGAATTATGAAGATGCCTGGAAATTGCTAACCGAATATACCAAAACCGACAGCCTGATTAAGCATGCGCTTGCCGTTTCTGCCGCGATGCGCGAATATGCGAAGTGGTTCCATCAAGATGAGAATTACTGGGCAATCGTCGGTTTGCTCCACGACTTCGACTACGAAAAATATCCCGACGCCGAGAATCATCCCTACCGCGGGAACGAAATTCTGGAGAAACTCGGCTACCCGGCGGAAATGCGCACAGCCATTATGGGTCATGCGGCTTACACCGGCGTCAAACGCGAATCACTGCTGGCCAAAACGCTTTTTGCTGTCGATGAACTGGCGGGATTCATCATCGCCGTCGCGCTGGTTCGTCCTTCAAAAAGCATTTTCGAAGTCGAGCCGCGCTCGGTCCAAAAAAAGTTCAAGGACAAAACCTTTGCAGCAAAAGTCAATCGCGAAGAAATCCGACAGGGAATCACTGAACTGGGCGTTGATGAAACGGAGCATATTCAGCGCGTGATCGACGCCTTAAAAACCATCGCTCCCGAACTCGGTTTGGCCGGTCAATAA
- a CDS encoding B12-binding domain-containing radical SAM protein: MPIKNERLIDNFLFEVEKPGRYAGGEFGTQIKDRSKPLAEIALAYPDLYDVGMSYYGFQILYHILNRDEEITAERVYAPWPDFEEKLRKHSVPLFSLESRTPLKYFDVIGFTLPYELTATNILNMLDLAEIPVYAQDRNESDPIIIGGGCGAYSPEPLAPFFDGFVVGDGEEIVVPLTKEIYSLKRQNVPRNEILLRLPARFPGLYIPSLYDVDLQTGKVVPKANMTTAPKIIRALRVRELTNDFYPEVPIMPLVETSQDRLVVEIMRGCTQGCRFCQAGMINRPVRERHPDDVLKQIENSFVATGYDDVSLFSLSSSDYAGLDQLADGIVAHRVNHRHSVSFPSLRLDSFRENIAQLASQTRKSGLTFAPEAGSQRLRNVINKDITEEELLSSTEIAVRNGWRVIKLYFMLGLPTETYEDLADIADLTRKVIQVGNGRLNINVTLSTFIPKPFTPFQWSAQDSPETIQRKLDFIKPRLLMMRQVKVMARNPQFSRLEGVIARGDRRIADVIYRAWKNGAKFDSWREYFSAELWESAFIESNLEPAKFTSDRSLDEPLAWDHIDSLVTKNYLISEFNRSLKGKTTPDCRTHCYGCGVCQPSGLQMMLVTPSADEPHQPIALPPDDEPIGSPVKFRLKYRKSNVVRFTSHLDVLRIFQQAMRRADLDLIYTEGFNQRPKISAGFPLPLGYTSDEEFLDVTLKSETIDLVKRLNAELAGRFEIVSAERLAINAKSAFSDTAGFLYEILFPAEINPVVEKNVRDLLEKKEYIIQRAGEKATTQIDIRQFLKTIQTEAGILKVEVQIINGRTVKIRELLPILGLENASCSVSRKKTYLTTNHLQNG, from the coding sequence ATGCCGATTAAGAATGAACGTTTGATAGATAACTTCCTTTTTGAAGTTGAAAAACCCGGCCGATATGCAGGCGGGGAGTTTGGAACCCAAATCAAAGACAGATCAAAGCCGCTGGCGGAAATTGCGCTGGCTTATCCCGATTTGTACGATGTTGGCATGTCCTACTATGGATTTCAGATTCTCTATCACATTCTAAATCGCGATGAGGAAATCACCGCTGAACGCGTTTATGCGCCGTGGCCTGATTTTGAGGAAAAATTGCGGAAACATTCAGTTCCACTTTTTTCTCTGGAATCACGCACACCCCTGAAATATTTCGACGTTATCGGTTTTACGCTTCCCTATGAATTGACCGCCACTAATATCCTGAACATGCTTGATCTCGCCGAGATTCCGGTTTACGCCCAAGACCGAAATGAAAGCGATCCAATCATTATTGGCGGAGGATGTGGCGCCTATAGCCCAGAACCGCTGGCGCCGTTTTTTGATGGCTTTGTCGTCGGCGACGGTGAAGAAATTGTCGTCCCTCTCACAAAGGAAATCTATTCTCTGAAAAGGCAAAACGTGCCGCGGAATGAAATCCTTCTCCGACTACCTGCGCGCTTTCCGGGACTTTACATTCCGAGTCTGTACGATGTCGATCTGCAAACCGGAAAAGTTGTTCCCAAAGCAAATATGACTACGGCTCCGAAAATCATTCGCGCCCTGCGGGTTCGGGAGTTAACGAACGATTTTTACCCTGAAGTCCCGATCATGCCGCTTGTTGAAACCTCTCAAGATCGTCTGGTCGTCGAAATCATGCGCGGCTGTACGCAGGGTTGCCGGTTTTGCCAGGCGGGTATGATAAACCGCCCTGTTCGAGAAAGACATCCCGATGACGTTTTAAAACAGATAGAAAATTCCTTCGTCGCCACCGGATACGATGATGTTTCACTTTTCTCGCTTTCAAGTTCCGATTATGCCGGTCTGGATCAACTCGCGGATGGAATCGTTGCGCACCGGGTCAATCATCGCCACTCCGTTTCTTTTCCCTCGCTCAGGTTGGACAGTTTCCGAGAAAATATCGCCCAACTTGCCAGCCAGACGCGGAAGTCTGGACTCACCTTTGCCCCTGAAGCCGGCTCCCAACGCCTGAGAAATGTCATCAACAAGGACATCACGGAAGAAGAATTGCTGAGTTCCACCGAAATCGCCGTTAGAAATGGCTGGCGCGTCATCAAACTCTATTTCATGCTGGGGTTGCCGACAGAAACCTACGAAGACCTTGCTGATATCGCTGACTTAACCCGAAAAGTGATTCAGGTCGGTAACGGACGATTGAATATCAATGTGACGCTTTCGACGTTCATCCCCAAGCCGTTCACGCCATTTCAATGGTCAGCGCAGGATTCTCCGGAAACCATCCAGCGAAAACTCGACTTCATCAAACCGCGCCTGTTGATGATGAGACAAGTAAAAGTAATGGCGCGCAATCCACAATTTTCCCGATTAGAAGGCGTCATCGCACGAGGCGATCGGCGAATAGCAGACGTGATTTATCGGGCATGGAAGAACGGCGCAAAATTTGACTCCTGGAGAGAATATTTTTCAGCTGAACTATGGGAATCCGCATTCATCGAATCGAACCTCGAGCCAGCGAAATTTACATCGGATAGAAGTCTCGACGAACCGCTGGCATGGGATCATATTGATTCTTTGGTTACCAAAAACTACCTGATTTCCGAATTCAACCGTTCACTGAAAGGTAAAACCACTCCAGATTGCCGAACCCATTGCTACGGATGCGGCGTCTGCCAACCATCGGGACTCCAGATGATGCTTGTCACGCCGAGTGCTGATGAACCCCATCAACCAATCGCGCTTCCGCCCGACGATGAACCGATCGGCTCTCCAGTCAAATTTCGTCTAAAATACCGGAAATCGAATGTCGTTCGCTTCACTTCACACCTCGACGTTTTGCGTATTTTTCAGCAGGCGATGAGACGGGCTGATCTGGATTTGATCTACACCGAAGGCTTCAATCAGAGACCGAAAATTTCTGCAGGATTTCCACTTCCATTAGGTTACACTTCTGATGAAGAATTTTTGGACGTAACGCTCAAATCCGAGACAATTGATTTAGTCAAGAGACTCAACGCGGAGTTGGCTGGTAGATTTGAAATTGTATCGGCAGAACGTCTGGCAATTAACGCAAAATCCGCATTCTCGGACACCGCCGGCTTTCTCTATGAAATCCTCTTCCCTGCAGAGATTAACCCCGTCGTTGAAAAAAACGTCCGTGATTTGCTGGAGAAAAAGGAATATATTATCCAACGCGCCGGAGAAAAAGCGACGACCCAAATTGACATCCGGCAATTTCTCAAAACGATTCAAACAGAGGCTGGCATTTTGAAAGTAGAAGTCCAAATCATCAATGGAAGAACAGTCAAAATTCGGGAACTTCTTCCCATCCTTGGATTGGAAAACGCTTCCTGTTCCGTCAGCCGCAAAAAAACTTATTTAACAACCAATCACCTACAAAATGGATAG
- a CDS encoding ribonuclease E/G — MEKTILMSETSKEVRIAILENGELVELFVEKPEKSRMVGNIYKGKVENVIEGIQAAFVDIGHGLNAFLPFSEMNNADSATTMLESISRDEEEDDEEEESPQPKVGKKKYVKTSEITITKNQEILVQVIKEPFAKKGPRVTTDISIPGRFLVLVPNVDFIGISKKIFNRNEKRRLRSIARVIKPPKFGLIIRTVAQDHDEKTLKADLDSLIKKWRLLEETSKREPAPVCVYADMEIASSVIRDLLTMDVDKILVDTKNLNKQLQSYIKSVSPEFVKKLEHYQGRNPLFEQYNVESEFTKSLNKKVWLKSGSFIVIEHTEAMTTIDVNSGKYIGKKDHENNSLKINMQAAKEIARQLRLRDIGGLIVIDFIDMEEEENKKKIFLELRRELQRDRAKVSLANISDFGLLEMTRQRTRVNLLYTVTEECPLCHGSGRVTSKESVVTKIESWFRRFKVKAKEKRLQIHVHPDMATYLRDSTNKVLRRIQWRNFIIIKLVEDPSVNIDDFRVFLTKSGKDITDEY; from the coding sequence ATGGAAAAAACAATTTTAATGAGCGAAACTTCTAAGGAGGTTCGCATCGCAATCTTAGAGAACGGCGAACTCGTCGAACTCTTTGTTGAAAAACCCGAAAAATCCCGAATGGTCGGGAATATTTACAAAGGCAAAGTCGAAAACGTCATCGAAGGCATTCAAGCCGCTTTCGTCGATATCGGACATGGACTCAACGCCTTTCTTCCCTTTTCCGAAATGAATAACGCCGACTCTGCCACAACGATGCTGGAGAGCATTAGCCGTGACGAAGAAGAAGACGACGAAGAAGAGGAATCACCCCAACCGAAAGTCGGTAAGAAAAAGTATGTAAAAACCAGCGAAATCACTATCACGAAAAACCAGGAAATCCTCGTTCAGGTTATTAAGGAACCCTTCGCTAAAAAAGGGCCACGAGTCACAACCGATATTTCGATTCCCGGCAGGTTTCTCGTTCTGGTCCCGAACGTCGATTTCATCGGAATTTCCAAGAAAATTTTCAACCGAAACGAAAAACGGCGCTTAAGAAGCATCGCTCGCGTCATCAAACCGCCTAAATTCGGATTAATCATCCGTACAGTCGCTCAGGATCATGATGAAAAAACGCTGAAAGCCGATCTGGACAGTTTGATAAAAAAGTGGCGTTTACTCGAAGAAACCTCCAAGCGCGAACCTGCTCCCGTATGTGTATACGCCGACATGGAAATCGCCTCGTCGGTTATCCGCGATCTACTTACAATGGACGTCGATAAGATTTTAGTGGATACGAAAAACCTAAATAAACAACTACAATCTTACATCAAATCCGTTTCGCCGGAATTCGTCAAGAAGCTCGAGCATTATCAAGGACGCAATCCGCTCTTCGAGCAATACAACGTTGAGAGTGAATTCACTAAGTCGCTGAATAAAAAAGTTTGGCTGAAAAGCGGCAGTTTCATTGTAATCGAACATACGGAAGCGATGACAACAATCGACGTCAATAGCGGCAAATATATCGGAAAAAAAGATCACGAAAATAATTCGTTGAAGATCAACATGCAGGCGGCAAAAGAAATCGCTCGGCAACTTCGCCTACGCGACATCGGAGGCCTGATCGTCATCGATTTCATCGACATGGAAGAAGAAGAAAATAAGAAAAAAATCTTTTTGGAACTGAGGCGTGAACTCCAGCGCGACCGCGCGAAGGTATCTTTAGCCAACATCTCCGACTTCGGACTGCTGGAAATGACCCGCCAACGGACGCGCGTCAATCTCCTTTACACGGTTACTGAAGAGTGCCCATTATGCCACGGCTCAGGACGCGTGACTTCCAAAGAATCAGTCGTGACGAAAATCGAAAGCTGGTTCCGGCGATTCAAAGTCAAAGCCAAGGAAAAAAGGCTTCAGATTCATGTTCATCCCGATATGGCAACCTATCTTCGTGATTCGACGAATAAAGTATTGAGGAGGATTCAGTGGCGGAATTTCATCATCATCAAATTAGTTGAAGATCCATCCGTCAATATCGACGACTTCCGCGTCTTCCTAACCAAATCGGGAAAAGACATTACCGACGAATATTAA
- the rplU gene encoding 50S ribosomal protein L21: MRTNYYAIAEISGDQVILEPGKKLSVPKLELEVGATFIANKILYLRKGEDIQIGLPFVKDAEIETTVIEQKRLPKVIVFKKKRRKGYKVKNGHRQPYTVLQVSKFAGESEVAVTADTNPVTETSSEQPTENQEL; encoded by the coding sequence ATGAGAACAAACTATTACGCTATTGCAGAAATTTCCGGTGATCAAGTCATCCTCGAACCCGGGAAAAAACTATCGGTGCCGAAACTCGAATTAGAGGTCGGCGCGACGTTCATTGCCAACAAGATTTTGTACCTGCGCAAAGGCGAAGATATTCAGATCGGATTGCCTTTCGTCAAAGACGCGGAAATCGAGACGACGGTTATAGAACAGAAAAGGCTCCCGAAAGTAATCGTCTTCAAGAAAAAACGCAGAAAAGGTTATAAGGTTAAAAATGGACATCGCCAACCCTACACGGTTCTTCAGGTCTCCAAATTCGCAGGTGAATCAGAAGTCGCAGTTACGGCAGATACAAATCCGGTTACGGAAACCTCAAGCGAACAACCTACTGAAAATCAGGAGCTATAG
- a CDS encoding 50S ribosomal protein L27, with protein sequence MAHKKGVGSSRNGRDSNSQRLGVKRFGGEFVTAGTIILRQRGSKIYPGDNVGIGSDDTLFALKDGHVKFEQKSRVKKTVSILLD encoded by the coding sequence ATGGCACATAAAAAAGGTGTTGGAAGTTCCAGAAACGGTCGCGACAGTAATTCTCAACGACTTGGTGTCAAGAGATTCGGCGGCGAATTCGTTACCGCAGGAACAATCATTCTTCGCCAGCGCGGCAGTAAAATTTATCCCGGCGATAACGTCGGAATCGGTAGCGACGATACACTATTTGCACTAAAAGACGGACACGTCAAATTCGAGCAAAAAAGTCGCGTGAAAAAGACCGTCAGCATTCTTTTAGACTAA
- a CDS encoding alkylhydroperoxidase has protein sequence MIENNSPESFQETRKYLNELVLKYADKSMKRFFSLDAQVYQDGALPSKTKELLGLVASLVLRCDDCIKYHLSQCKDAGVSDAELTETISIGLIVGGSITIPHIRSAIEFWDALK, from the coding sequence ATGATAGAAAACAACTCACCGGAATCTTTTCAAGAAACCAGAAAATACCTCAACGAACTTGTTCTGAAATACGCTGACAAATCGATGAAAAGATTCTTCAGTTTGGACGCGCAGGTTTATCAGGATGGCGCTCTACCGTCAAAAACCAAAGAATTGCTGGGCTTGGTTGCCTCGCTCGTTCTTCGTTGTGACGACTGTATCAAATACCATTTGTCGCAATGCAAAGATGCAGGCGTTTCCGACGCCGAACTTACCGAAACGATTTCTATTGGTCTGATCGTTGGCGGCTCCATCACCATTCCGCATATTCGGAGCGCCATTGAATTCTGGGACGCGCTTAAATAA
- a CDS encoding DUF1343 domain-containing protein produces the protein MASRKYFHFQIIRMRRKEMKAILIRRVLIAWLVFSVIRWIPDTSFGQTYSVKTGLDVVSELNFDMFKGKKVGIICNHTARDKNGNHIVDLFYHSNACTVSAIFGPEHGYRGLAADGGDVGNEIDSLTGANIFSLYGTVNKPTKEMLKNVDVLVYDIQDVGARFYTYTATMTKCMEAAAENGIPFVVLDRPNPIRGDRIEGPMLDPKFKSFVGPHPTPIRYGLTIGEFAWLINGESYLENGLKADLRVVTMKGWKRNLWYDQTDLPWVAPSPNMKFLTTAIAYPGFCLLEGINLSEGRGTDSPFLKFGAPYINAKTYADSLNALNCKGVLFEPITFTPVSIPNVAAKPKYENQLCNGVMLIISDRDQFKPIQAMLLIIEKTKQMYPKDFAWRGSIDRLYGSDELKLAIDSGKPVIELIAKWKNEDKKFRSLSEKYLLYK, from the coding sequence TTGGCAAGTCGGAAATATTTTCATTTTCAGATCATTCGTATGAGGAGAAAAGAAATGAAGGCAATTCTGATTCGACGTGTACTGATAGCGTGGCTTGTTTTTTCTGTAATCAGATGGATTCCAGATACGTCTTTCGGTCAAACATATTCGGTTAAAACCGGATTGGATGTCGTTTCAGAATTGAACTTTGATATGTTCAAAGGCAAAAAGGTCGGCATTATTTGCAATCATACCGCGCGGGACAAAAATGGAAATCATATCGTTGACCTCTTTTATCACAGCAATGCTTGCACAGTATCGGCGATATTCGGGCCCGAACACGGTTATCGCGGGCTGGCGGCGGACGGCGGAGATGTCGGCAACGAAATCGATTCTCTGACTGGCGCAAATATTTTCAGTTTGTATGGCACGGTGAATAAGCCGACGAAAGAGATGCTCAAAAACGTCGATGTGCTGGTTTATGATATTCAAGACGTCGGCGCTCGCTTTTATACTTATACTGCGACGATGACGAAATGTATGGAAGCCGCCGCGGAAAACGGTATCCCGTTTGTTGTTTTGGATAGACCGAATCCGATTCGCGGCGACCGTATCGAAGGGCCGATGCTCGATCCCAAATTCAAGTCGTTTGTCGGGCCGCATCCGACGCCGATCCGCTACGGACTGACGATTGGCGAGTTTGCTTGGCTCATCAACGGCGAGTCCTATCTGGAAAATGGCTTGAAAGCCGATCTGAGAGTCGTCACAATGAAAGGCTGGAAGCGGAATCTGTGGTACGACCAAACCGATCTTCCGTGGGTTGCTCCGTCGCCAAACATGAAGTTTCTGACAACTGCGATTGCTTATCCGGGATTTTGTTTGCTGGAAGGGATAAATTTGTCCGAAGGGCGCGGGACGGACTCACCGTTTTTAAAATTCGGAGCGCCGTATATTAATGCGAAAACCTACGCCGATTCGTTGAATGCACTGAACTGCAAAGGCGTTCTTTTCGAGCCGATTACTTTCACACCGGTCAGCATACCAAACGTTGCCGCGAAACCGAAATATGAAAATCAACTTTGTAATGGTGTTATGCTCATCATCTCCGACCGCGATCAGTTCAAGCCAATTCAGGCGATGTTACTGATAATTGAAAAGACGAAACAAATGTATCCAAAGGATTTTGCATGGCGCGGAAGCATCGATCGGCTTTACGGAAGTGACGAACTCAAACTTGCCATTGATAGCGGAAAACCGGTCATCGAATTGATTGCAAAATGGAAGAACGAAGATAAGAAATTTCGATCGTTGTCAGAAAAATATCTTTTGTATAAATGA
- a CDS encoding ferredoxin encodes MAHVISDECISCGACIGECPVEAISEGGDKYVIDAAKCTDCAACTQVCPVGAISAA; translated from the coding sequence ATGGCACATGTCATTTCTGATGAGTGTATCAGTTGCGGCGCCTGTATAGGCGAATGTCCAGTTGAAGCGATCAGCGAAGGCGGCGATAAATACGTCATTGATGCGGCTAAATGCACCGATTGCGCCGCCTGCACGCAAGTTTGCCCGGTTGGTGCCATTTCAGCCGCGTAG
- a CDS encoding MFS transporter produces MNSDLTQENLLPNPSPFFRWIVLTFISLAMFGNYYIYDSISPLADLLKAQLGFSDSNIGTLNAIYSIPNVFMVLIGGFIIDRIGTKKSALMFSTLVFLGGLITTLKGDIVVMATGRLIFGLGAESMIVAITTVIARWFKGKELSFAFGLNLTIARLGSFLALNSPTWGKSFYTNWQSPLVISVFAGATSVICLTIYFFLDRYAERNYALNKEGSTDKVVFKDIFNFGKSFWLITLLCVTFYSAMFPFQTFAVKFFQEVHGTTREVGGFLSSMLTFAAMIFTPLFGLLADKIGKRSLLMMIGSLAIIPVYLCMGYKIDIAGFLGLSQTVAVNVGFLNIHYIIPTNLLIPMSLMGFAFSLIPAVMWPSVALFVDSHKLGTAYGLMTMIQNIGLAGFNLLVGWANDYSLASVTNPSGYRLGMWIFSTLGFFGFFFALLLQRQERKLSWGQAHKA; encoded by the coding sequence ATGAACTCCGATTTGACTCAAGAAAATTTACTTCCCAATCCTTCACCTTTCTTCCGCTGGATTGTGTTAACCTTCATCAGTCTGGCGATGTTTGGAAATTATTATATATACGACAGCATCAGTCCGCTGGCTGATCTCCTGAAAGCGCAACTCGGCTTCTCGGACAGCAACATCGGAACGCTGAACGCGATTTACAGCATCCCGAACGTATTCATGGTGTTGATCGGCGGCTTCATCATCGACCGTATTGGCACGAAAAAATCCGCTCTGATGTTTTCCACGCTCGTATTTCTCGGCGGACTGATCACTACACTGAAAGGCGACATCGTCGTCATGGCAACCGGCAGACTGATCTTCGGGCTGGGCGCGGAGTCCATGATCGTAGCCATCACAACGGTCATTGCCAGATGGTTCAAAGGTAAAGAACTGTCATTCGCATTCGGATTGAACCTAACCATCGCGCGGCTCGGCTCGTTTCTCGCTCTAAACTCGCCGACGTGGGGAAAAAGTTTTTATACTAATTGGCAGTCGCCGCTGGTCATTTCCGTGTTTGCTGGCGCAACTTCCGTGATTTGCCTCACCATCTATTTCTTTCTCGACCGTTACGCCGAGCGGAACTACGCACTGAACAAGGAAGGCTCCACCGACAAGGTAGTCTTCAAAGACATTTTCAATTTCGGGAAGTCGTTCTGGCTGATCACGCTTCTCTGCGTCACGTTCTATTCCGCCATGTTTCCATTCCAGACGTTCGCGGTCAAATTCTTTCAGGAAGTTCACGGCACGACGCGCGAAGTCGGCGGTTTTCTTTCCAGTATGTTGACATTCGCCGCAATGATTTTCACGCCGCTGTTCGGACTTCTCGCCGATAAAATTGGGAAACGTTCTCTGCTGATGATGATCGGTTCGCTGGCGATTATTCCGGTTTATCTTTGTATGGGCTACAAAATCGACATTGCCGGTTTTCTCGGACTAAGCCAAACGGTCGCCGTCAATGTCGGTTTTTTGAATATCCATTACATCATCCCCACCAATCTGCTGATTCCGATGAGCCTGATGGGATTCGCTTTTTCGTTGATTCCCGCTGTGATGTGGCCGTCCGTCGCGTTGTTTGTCGATTCGCATAAACTCGGCACCGCGTACGGCCTAATGACGATGATCCAAAACATCGGGCTGGCAGGATTCAATCTGCTCGTCGGCTGGGCGAACGACTATTCACTCGCGAGCGTCACCAATCCGAGCGGCTACCGGCTTGGCATGTGGATTTTCAGCACGCTGGGATTCTTCGGATTCTTCTTTGCGCTTCTACTCCAGAGACAGGAGAGAAAATTAAGTTGGGGGCAAGCGCACAAAGCCTGA
- a CDS encoding V-type ATP synthase subunit A has product MNNNTGKIIGVNGNMITVVFDGNIIQNEVGYAITGDERLKSEVIKIYGNNAYMQVFESTKGLKVGDAVEFTGEMLSVQLGPGILGMVYDGLQNPLHELAAQFGYFLKRGAILGALDATKKWNFTPTAKIGDIVRAGYELGYVPEGIFKHRIFVPFGFRGDYTVKSILPKGDYTIEETVAIVIDDKGGEHTLKMHFDWPVKFPITNFREKYVPKEPLVTQTRIIDTFFPVAKGGTYCIPGPFGAGKTVLQQVTSRFAETDIVIIAACGERAGEVVETLREFPEITDPRTGKSLMERTIIICNTSSMPVAAREASVYTAATLGEYYRQMGLNVLLLADSTSRWAQAMRELSGRLEEIPGEEAFPAYLESRIAQFYERAGLVELYDGGMGSLTIGGSVSPAGGNFEEPVTQSTLKVVGAFHGLSRDRSNARRFPAIHPLDSWSKYASLIPKILIDDARQTLFKGNEVHQMMLVVGEEGTSLDDFIIYLKSEFLDNVYLQQNSFDSVDGATSPERQKKVFGKVHEVLMKHFTLKDKTEARNFFNTLRQKFIDWNYIDMKDDEFSEQEQTITQLIEENSGDAKGL; this is encoded by the coding sequence ATGAACAATAATACTGGAAAAATTATCGGCGTCAATGGCAACATGATCACGGTTGTGTTTGACGGCAATATCATTCAAAACGAAGTCGGATACGCGATTACCGGCGACGAGCGGCTGAAATCCGAAGTTATTAAAATCTACGGCAACAACGCTTACATGCAGGTATTCGAAAGCACCAAAGGGCTGAAAGTCGGCGACGCAGTGGAATTCACCGGTGAAATGCTTTCCGTCCAGCTTGGCCCCGGCATTCTCGGCATGGTTTACGACGGATTGCAGAATCCGCTTCACGAACTCGCCGCGCAGTTCGGCTATTTTCTGAAGCGCGGAGCCATTCTCGGCGCGTTAGACGCGACGAAGAAATGGAATTTCACGCCAACCGCCAAGATCGGCGACATCGTCCGCGCCGGTTACGAACTCGGCTATGTTCCCGAAGGCATTTTCAAACACCGGATTTTTGTCCCGTTTGGGTTTCGCGGCGATTACACGGTTAAATCTATATTGCCGAAAGGCGATTACACGATCGAAGAAACCGTTGCCATCGTCATCGATGACAAAGGCGGCGAACACACACTGAAAATGCACTTCGACTGGCCGGTCAAATTCCCGATCACGAATTTCCGCGAAAAATATGTACCGAAAGAGCCGTTGGTGACGCAAACGCGCATCATCGACACGTTTTTCCCGGTCGCGAAAGGCGGAACTTACTGCATTCCCGGACCATTCGGAGCTGGTAAAACCGTCCTTCAGCAAGTAACGAGCCGCTTTGCGGAAACCGACATCGTCATCATCGCGGCTTGCGGAGAACGCGCAGGTGAAGTCGTCGAAACCTTGCGTGAATTTCCGGAGATCACTGACCCGCGTACAGGCAAATCACTGATGGAACGCACGATCATTATCTGCAACACGAGTTCCATGCCGGTTGCAGCACGCGAAGCTTCGGTTTACACGGCAGCAACACTGGGCGAATATTACAGGCAGATGGGTTTGAACGTGCTTCTGCTCGCCGATTCGACGTCGCGCTGGGCGCAGGCGATGCGCGAACTCTCCGGTCGTTTGGAAGAGATTCCCGGTGAAGAGGCGTTTCCAGCATATCTTGAATCACGAATTGCGCAGTTTTATGAGCGCGCCGGACTTGTTGAACTTTATGATGGTGGAATGGGCAGTTTGACGATCGGCGGATCGGTCAGCCCGGCAGGCGGAAATTTTGAAGAGCCGGTAACACAATCGACCCTGAAAGTCGTCGGCGCGTTTCACGGACTTTCGCGCGACCGCTCGAACGCCAGGCGTTTTCCAGCGATCCATCCATTAGACAGTTGGTCAAAATATGCCAGTCTAATTCCAAAAATTTTGATCGATGATGCGCGGCAGACGCTTTTCAAGGGCAACGAAGTACACCAGATGATGCTTGTCGTCGGCGAAGAAGGCACATCGCTCGATGATTTTATTATCTATCTTAAATCTGAATTTCTCGACAACGTTTATCTCCAGCAAAATTCCTTCGATTCCGTTGACGGCGCAACGTCGCCCGAACGGCAGAAAAAAGTCTTCGGAAAAGTTCACGAAGTGCTGATGAAACATTTTACGTTAAAGGATAAAACCGAGGCGCGTAACTTTTTCAATACGCTGAGGCAGAAATTCATCGACTGGAACTACATCGACATGAAAGATGACGAGTTCAGCGAACAGGAACAGACAATAACCCAATTGATTGAGGAAAACTCAGGCGATGCAAAAGGTTTATAA